In Roseofilum casamattae BLCC-M143, the following proteins share a genomic window:
- a CDS encoding SDR family oxidoreductase, whose protein sequence is MTLLIIGATGTLGRQIAFRALEEGHSVRCVVRNAQKAGFLKERGAELVPGNLRRPESIKEALAGASAVIDASTSRPTDSSTMKQIDWEAKVALIQGVKEAGIERYIFFSILDADKYPQVPLMEIKHCTELFLKQAQLKYTIFQLAGFMQGLIPQYAIPILDQQGVWVMGKSSPIAYMDTQDIAKFAVRALSLPETEGQTYPLVGTKAWSGDEIIALCERLSGRDARVSRMPVGLLRAVRNMTQFFQWTWDISDRLAFAEVQASGHALSADMSQVYEVFGFDETETTTLESYMQEYFSRILKKLKEVEYEREKMKKKNKKRKTPFKSRS, encoded by the coding sequence ATGACTTTATTAATTATCGGAGCCACAGGGACGCTTGGAAGACAGATCGCCTTCCGTGCCCTAGAAGAAGGGCATTCCGTTCGCTGTGTGGTTCGCAACGCCCAAAAAGCCGGATTTTTGAAGGAGCGGGGCGCGGAACTGGTTCCCGGAAATTTACGTCGCCCAGAGAGTATAAAAGAAGCTTTAGCAGGAGCGAGCGCTGTTATTGATGCGTCTACCTCTCGACCGACAGACTCTTCCACCATGAAGCAGATTGACTGGGAGGCAAAAGTTGCTCTGATTCAAGGGGTGAAAGAGGCAGGAATCGAACGCTACATCTTCTTCTCTATCCTGGATGCCGATAAATATCCGCAAGTACCGTTGATGGAAATCAAGCATTGCACCGAACTCTTCTTGAAGCAAGCTCAATTGAAATACACCATTTTTCAGTTAGCTGGGTTCATGCAGGGATTAATTCCGCAATATGCGATTCCCATTCTCGACCAACAGGGAGTATGGGTGATGGGTAAATCGTCGCCGATCGCGTATATGGATACTCAAGATATCGCAAAATTTGCCGTCCGCGCCCTCAGCCTTCCGGAAACCGAAGGCCAGACTTACCCTCTCGTCGGGACAAAAGCTTGGAGTGGAGACGAGATTATTGCCTTGTGCGAACGACTTTCCGGACGGGATGCTCGAGTATCGCGAATGCCTGTCGGCCTGTTGCGCGCCGTGCGCAATATGACTCAATTTTTCCAATGGACGTGGGATATTAGCGATCGCCTCGCGTTTGCCGAAGTCCAAGCCAGCGGACATGCTCTCAGTGCAGATATGAGCCAGGTGTACGAGGTCTTTGGCTTTGACGAAACAGAGACAACGACCCTAGAATCATACATGCAAGAATATTTCAGTCGGATTCTGAAAAAACTCAAAGAAGTGGAATACGAACGGGAAAAGATGAAGAAAAAGAACAAGAAGCGGAAAACACCCTTCAAATCTCGTTCCTAA
- a CDS encoding NAD(+) kinase has translation MPKAGIIYNDIKPTACRIAQELEQQLTERGWQVKLATGAGGILGYSQPNRPTCHTPIDHLVPPEFDDRMEFAIVLGGDGTVLSAARQVAPCGIPMLAVNTGHMGFLTETYVNHLSEAIASVEKGEYTIEERMMLTVRVYGHRDRLSTSSSVWEALCLNEMVLHREPLTSMCHFEIQIGQHAPVDMAADGIIVSTPTGSTAYSLSAGGAVVTPGVPVLQMMPICPHSLASRPLIFSDRDPVTIYPVYPNQLVMVVDGNGGCYISPEDCVIVEKAPYAARFIRLTSAEFFRILRDKLGWGLPHIAKPTSVELP, from the coding sequence GTGCCCAAAGCAGGGATTATTTACAACGATATTAAGCCGACGGCCTGCCGAATTGCACAAGAGTTGGAGCAACAACTGACGGAGCGCGGATGGCAGGTGAAACTCGCCACTGGTGCGGGAGGGATTTTAGGATATTCCCAACCGAATCGGCCGACGTGTCATACCCCGATCGACCATCTGGTTCCTCCAGAGTTTGACGATCGCATGGAGTTTGCCATTGTCCTTGGTGGAGATGGTACGGTGCTTTCGGCGGCGCGTCAGGTGGCTCCTTGCGGTATTCCCATGCTGGCCGTAAATACAGGTCATATGGGTTTTTTAACGGAGACCTATGTCAACCATTTATCCGAGGCGATCGCCAGTGTTGAGAAGGGCGAGTATACTATCGAAGAGCGGATGATGTTGACGGTGCGCGTCTATGGCCATCGCGATCGGCTCTCCACCTCCTCGAGCGTTTGGGAAGCCTTGTGCTTAAACGAAATGGTTTTGCACCGCGAGCCACTGACCAGCATGTGCCATTTTGAAATCCAGATCGGTCAACATGCTCCCGTAGATATGGCCGCTGATGGAATTATTGTTTCGACGCCAACCGGTTCGACGGCTTATTCTCTCAGCGCCGGAGGAGCCGTGGTTACTCCCGGAGTGCCAGTATTGCAAATGATGCCGATTTGTCCTCATTCTCTTGCATCGCGACCCTTAATCTTCAGCGATCGCGATCCGGTCACCATTTATCCAGTTTATCCCAATCAGTTAGTCATGGTGGTTGATGGCAATGGCGGATGTTATATTTCCCCAGAAGATTGCGTAATTGTCGAAAAAGCGCCCTATGCAGCTCGGTTTATTCGTCTGACTTCTGCTGAGTTTTTCCGGATTTTGCGCGATAAGTTGGGTTGGGGATTGCCCCATATTGCGAAACCAACTTCTGTAGAATTGCCTTAG
- the gap gene encoding type I glyceraldehyde-3-phosphate dehydrogenase, translating into MAIKVGINGFGRIGRLVFRAAIANPNIDICGINDLVSPESIAYLLKYDSTHGPFQGTVEAKENGIVVNGREIPCVSMRNPAELPWGDLGIQFVVESTGLFTDYEKASAHLTAGAQRVVISAPTKEKDPEKVPTLLVGVNHHTYDPSKHAVVSNASCTTNCLAPIAKVINDNFGLAEGLMTTVHAMTATQPTVDGPSRKDLRSGRSATQNIIPASTGAAKAVTLVLPELKGKLTGMALRVPTPDVSVVDLTFRTEKATSYAEICAAMQQAAEGEMKGVLKYTEDPVVSTDFTSDPHSSIFDAGAGIELNSHFFKAISWYDNEWGYSNRMVDLMLSMAAKE; encoded by the coding sequence ATGGCAATTAAAGTAGGGATTAATGGATTTGGTCGCATTGGTCGGCTGGTATTTCGGGCGGCGATCGCCAATCCAAACATCGACATTTGCGGGATTAATGACCTGGTATCTCCGGAGTCGATTGCCTATTTACTCAAATACGATTCAACTCACGGGCCGTTTCAAGGAACCGTAGAAGCAAAAGAGAATGGGATTGTTGTGAACGGTAGAGAGATTCCTTGTGTCTCGATGAGAAACCCAGCCGAACTCCCTTGGGGAGATTTAGGCATTCAGTTTGTGGTTGAATCAACTGGGTTATTTACGGATTACGAAAAAGCCTCCGCTCACCTTACAGCAGGCGCGCAACGAGTAGTTATCTCCGCGCCAACGAAAGAAAAAGACCCTGAAAAAGTCCCCACCTTATTGGTTGGAGTAAATCATCATACTTACGACCCTAGCAAACATGCGGTGGTGTCTAATGCCAGTTGCACGACAAACTGTTTGGCTCCTATTGCGAAAGTTATTAACGATAACTTTGGGTTAGCGGAAGGATTAATGACCACGGTTCACGCCATGACGGCAACTCAACCGACTGTGGATGGCCCGAGTCGCAAGGATTTGCGTTCCGGACGCAGCGCGACACAAAATATTATTCCGGCCTCTACTGGAGCGGCAAAAGCGGTAACCTTGGTGCTGCCAGAGCTGAAAGGTAAGCTGACGGGGATGGCATTGCGAGTTCCCACTCCCGATGTTTCGGTGGTCGATTTGACCTTCCGTACGGAAAAGGCAACCAGCTACGCCGAGATTTGTGCGGCAATGCAACAAGCAGCGGAAGGAGAGATGAAAGGAGTCTTGAAGTACACCGAAGATCCGGTGGTATCTACAGATTTCACCTCTGACCCTCATTCGAGTATTTTTGATGCTGGTGCTGGTATTGAGCTAAATTCTCATTTCTTTAAGGCGATCTCTTGGTACGACAATGAGTGGGGTTACTCGAATCGGATGGTGGATTTGATGTTATCGATGGCGGCGAAAGAATAG
- a CDS encoding GNAT family N-acetyltransferase — translation MMNYTIRALTVADVVIVWQMLTYAAHESSLETVRKQRSVARYALDWGRVGDRGYAATNKTEVLGAAWLRLWTGTDKGFGYISDEIPELAIAILPDYRGRGIGTELLTRILQTAKDHYPAISLSTRSDNPAARLYERVGFTKVPESDSINRTGGTSFNMIYRFNR, via the coding sequence ATGATGAATTATACCATCCGTGCTTTGACGGTTGCCGATGTAGTTATTGTGTGGCAAATGTTGACTTATGCTGCTCATGAGTCCTCCCTAGAGACTGTTAGAAAACAGCGCTCTGTAGCTCGTTATGCCTTAGATTGGGGCAGAGTTGGCGATCGCGGTTATGCAGCCACGAACAAAACTGAGGTCTTGGGTGCGGCTTGGCTGCGGTTATGGACGGGAACCGATAAAGGGTTCGGTTATATCAGTGACGAGATTCCCGAGTTGGCGATCGCCATTTTACCCGATTATCGAGGACGAGGGATTGGGACTGAGTTATTAACCCGAATATTACAGACGGCAAAAGACCATTATCCAGCCATTAGTCTCAGCACGCGATCGGACAACCCAGCAGCGCGATTATACGAACGAGTTGGCTTTACTAAAGTACCAGAAAGCGATTCGATTAATCGAACGGGAGGTACTTCGTTCAATATGATTTATCGGTTTAATCGTTAG
- a CDS encoding tetratricopeptide repeat protein — MLTKLWRWLGNAWQWLRGIFRQTPPLEKKTATPARDTDYEMRFMALLEEVYQGKDRVREQWQGLQDEHPEAEWVAWLQRFGETLPISGKSNRELGDRLIRLGKVGCGDLGIAAARLGERLASQESEVEPTPDTPPSMEPEGEDKDNPQAWLDRAQDLLDRDPSQALEACDRALALDENLERGWIYRGNALSNLGDYEKAIAAYDRALQLQPQSDLALANRGNSLFDLERYEEAIASWDCALEINPQDSETLHNKGMALGLKLQQWQEAIACFDRLLELDPNDAQTHFQRGIGLAALQRWEEALDSWDRSTDLQPDFQDAWINKGVVLQRLGRYAEAISANQRAIQSR, encoded by the coding sequence ATGCTGACAAAACTATGGCGGTGGTTGGGAAATGCGTGGCAGTGGTTGCGAGGAATTTTTCGCCAAACTCCTCCGTTAGAGAAAAAAACGGCGACACCTGCCAGGGATACGGATTATGAAATGCGGTTTATGGCATTGTTGGAAGAGGTCTACCAAGGGAAAGATCGAGTTAGAGAACAATGGCAGGGTTTGCAGGACGAGCATCCGGAGGCAGAATGGGTTGCTTGGTTGCAGAGATTTGGCGAAACGTTGCCCATTTCTGGAAAATCGAATCGGGAGTTAGGCGATCGCCTGATTCGGTTGGGAAAAGTGGGATGTGGCGATCTGGGGATAGCAGCCGCGCGGTTAGGCGAGCGTTTGGCCTCTCAGGAATCTGAGGTTGAGCCGACTCCGGACACTCCTCCCTCGATGGAACCGGAAGGAGAGGACAAAGATAATCCACAGGCTTGGCTAGATCGGGCGCAGGATTTGCTCGATCGCGACCCCAGTCAGGCTTTAGAGGCTTGCGATCGCGCTTTGGCTCTCGACGAGAATCTGGAGCGAGGGTGGATTTATCGCGGAAATGCCTTGAGTAATTTAGGTGACTATGAAAAAGCGATCGCCGCTTACGATCGCGCTTTGCAGTTGCAACCCCAATCCGATCTAGCCTTAGCCAACCGAGGCAACAGTTTATTCGATCTCGAGCGCTATGAAGAGGCGATCGCCTCTTGGGATTGTGCCTTAGAAATTAATCCTCAAGACTCGGAAACTTTGCACAATAAAGGAATGGCATTAGGACTGAAACTCCAGCAATGGCAGGAGGCGATCGCCTGTTTTGACCGACTGTTAGAACTCGATCCAAACGACGCCCAAACTCACTTCCAACGAGGTATTGGATTGGCTGCTCTACAACGATGGGAAGAGGCGTTAGACAGTTGGGATCGATCGACGGATTTACAACCCGATTTTCAAGATGCCTGGATTAATAAAGGAGTTGTATTGCAACGTTTGGGTCGCTATGCCGAGGCAATCTCTGCCAATCAGCGCGCCATCCAATCTCGCTAA